The genome window CATAGTCTCCCTGAAACGGGCGGAACCCCGTGAGCAACTCATGAAAGACGATACCGAGCGACCATAGATCAGATCGCTTGTCGACGGGTTCTCCGCGGATCTGCTCCGGACTCATGTAGGCGGTCGTCCCGATCGTAGAGCCCGTCTGTGTCAGGGTGGCTTCACGCTCAAGTCGGGCGACACCAAAATCAAGAACCTTCGGGCGACCATCCGACGACATCATGATATTCGCCGGCTTGATGTCGCGATGGACGATTCCTTTGTCGTGTGCGGCACCCAGACCATCAGCGATCTGTGCAACGACGGCGACAGCCTCTTCGGCGGGCACTGGGCCACGGGCGATCAGATCGGTAAGCGACTCCCCGTCAATGAACTCCATCGCAATGAAGAGCAGCGGCTCGCCGCTCGCGCCGGGGGCTTCATTGATTTCGAAGACCGTCGCGACATTCGGATGATGCAGTGCAGCGGCAGCCTTCGCCTCCCGATAAAAACGAGCCGTCTCTTCTTCCGACCCTAACGTGTTGGGCGGCAGAAACTTGATAGCGACCGTCCGATCGAGTTTGGTGTCCTCGGCTCGGTATACGATCCCCATGCCGCCCCGGCCCAGCTCGTCGACGATGCGATAGTGGGATATGGTGGTTCCGATCATTTCGATTGCAGATTCATCGCGGCGTCAACGCGCGTCCTGATATTGGACACAACCTTTAGATGACGGACCTCAGGTCGGGTCTCGGAACGACGAAGGATCAGCCACCTCCTGTTGCGATCGTCGTAGTCGTAAGAATACCCGGGGACGTTCGTGAACTTGCCGACGAACAGGGTGTCCGGAACCGAGAAGCGGGGCGTTCCACCGGCGTACTCAACATCGACACCCATAAGATAGTCTCCGACCCGGTAGAACAGTCTGGCGCCGTCCTTCGTCCAGCGCGGCTCCTCTCCGCCGGCGACTGACACCTGCCAGCGTTCGCCCGTGGGAGGAAACGGTTCAACATAGACCTGGTAGTCTCCGGTCTGGTCGGAGGTGTAGGCGACAAAGCGGCCGTCGGCAGAGATGTCAGTCAGCACCTCGGTGGCTGTCGGCTCTGCAGTGACCGGTTCGGTCGATGCGTTGCGTGCGAAATCCTGGATAACGATATCAGGAATCCCGTTGGGCCCGCTGACAACCGTTCCCACTCTATTGCCATCCGGGGTGACCCACGCCGGAGTGACAAGACCCGTAGCCAGCGTATCCACGGCTCCGATACCCTCTGCGGACCGCGTCATCATAAAGTCACCTGACTCTATGCGAGTGCTGAAGACAACCGCACGGCCGTCCGGAGTCCAACTGCTGAACGCCGTATTGCCCTCCGATGTCAGGCGTATTCGGCTCCCGCGTTGAAAGTCGTAGACCCACAGTGTCCGCAACGGACGCTCTAATACCGAGATTGCGATGCGGTCGGCAGATGGCGACAGGTTGAATTCGCCGTATATCTGCGCATCGAACTGCGGAATGGTCTCGATGCGACGGTCTTCGTACAGCCATGCAAGACGGTCCTCGCCCAGCCACGGCCCGGGGGCATAGACGAGCGTTCCCGAGTTGCTTACGGCGTACTGCGCGAACATCTCATGGAGTACGCCGCTCTGAATCTGAACAGGATCGCCAACCAATTCGAGACGTTTAGCGTCGAAATGTATCGCGAACAACTGGCCTTCGCGGAGCACCAGCAGTGTTTCGTCATCCAAAAGGGCTATGTTCGCGGTCTCTAAGCCGAGGTCGCGCGACTCTTCTGAATCCACATCAACAGCCACCAGTCCACGCGTAGCGACCAGAACCTGCCCACCCGAACCAACATGGGCGACTTGTCCCATTTCACCTATGACATCCACGGAGACAATCCGGCGGTTTGCCCCGTTCTGGTCTACCACCGCAAGTGCCTCGCCCTCGTTGGTTGAATACACGATGCGTCCGTCGTCACCCCACGAGCCGCCGTAGGGAAGGGCGGCCTCCGCGAGATCGACGACCGTTGCGCCGTCAGCGGACACCTTCTTCAGACGGGTACCCACGAAGAATCCGATCCACTGGCCGTCGGGTGAAAAGAAGGGACCGTACGCGCCCTGCGTTCCTTCCAGCCTGGTTGTCTCCCCTGATTCGAGCGACCGAAGATAGAGATCCGTCGTCCCGTTGCTGCCACCGGCGAACACTACGTTCTTGCCGCTGTCGTCTATCGAGAGCGCGACGCGGTCAAGCTGAAGAGGAGCCGTAAGCGACGCTTCCAGAACGACTCCATCCGGAAGCACAAGATCGGTCACGACGGAAGATGACATCGCAGGTGCAGCCGGTCTGAGCAGCCACATACCGAAAGCCCCGATCAACAGACCGACGACGCCGACGGCTGCCGCGGCCACACCGAAGCGGGACCTGGTTGAAGACTGTCTCTCTGCAACTGGCGCAGCAGCCGACGCCGAACCTGCGGCGATACCCGAGACCTGAACAGATCCAGTGGACGTTCGTGTCTGCTTGATGTCCAGATTTTCCAGATCGACAATCAGATCGGTTGTCGACTGGTAACGACGTCCAGGATCTTTGACGAGACACTTTGAAACGATCCGCTCCAGCTCCATCGGGACGCCGGTGCGAACGGCCGTCAGCGGCTCGGGCTCTGCATTCAGAATGCCGTAGATGGTTGCCTGCTCGTAGTCGCCGAGAAACGGCATCCGACCCGACACCATCTCGTACAGAATCACACCCAGCGACCACACGTCACTCCGGCGATCCACCTCCTCGCCCCGCGCCTGCTCCGGACTCATGTAGGCGACGGTCCCCAGCGTCGAGCCCATCTGCGTGAGCTTTGTCGAGGCGGCGGTCTTCGCGAGGCCAAAGTCGAGAATCTTCGGCACACCCGCCGACGTCAGCATGATGTTGCCGCTCTTCACGTCGCGGTGCACAATGTTCTTCTCGTGCGCGGCCTTCAGCCCATCCGCGACCTGTGTCGCAATGGAGATCGCATCCTGTAGCGGGAGCGGACCCTTCGCGATACGGTCCGCCAGCGACTCACCGTCGATGTACTCCATCGCGATGAACGGGCGCTTCCCTTCTCCCTCCACGTCACTTTCGTCGATCTCGTAAACGTGCGCGATGTTCGGATGATTGAGCGCCGCAGCCGACCGCGCCTCGCGGTAGAAGCGGGCGCGATCATCTTCCGAAGCCAGTGCATGCGGCGGCAGCAGCTTCAGCGCCACCGTCCGGTCGAGCTTCGTGTCCTCGGCCTTGTAGACAATGCCCATTCCGCCCTGGCCGAGTTGGCCGGTAACGCGGTAGTGCGATATGATGGTTCCGGGGTTCATAGGCGTGGCGCTGTGATGAACACAACCGCTACTGGTTCGGTGACATCTTTCGGACGTTCTCAAACCAGTTGATTACGACGTTCACGGGAGGCGCAGACCTGTCCACGCGTTCGTCATTCTCGTCCGACCCGAGGGTTGGGAGGCCGGTGAAGTACGCGCCGGCATTATCCTCCGTCAAGGTGTAAGACATCCGCGCTCGCTCGGTCCGGGCCACCTCCTCCGGATTTCCAAACCGAACCCGACTCCCGGAAGGGGCGACCTCGACACGCATAAGGGAAGACCCGTCGAGGAAATACAGAAACTTGCCGTCACGCGACCACTCGGGGGCCGAGCCCGGACCATCAGAGACGTCCCACTCTCCCCCCTCCGCGCTGACTGGTTTGGCAAACACATGGTCCCGATGCTCGTATGCGATGAAGCGCCCGTCCGGGGAGAATCGTCCCCGCGTGGCCTCGTTTTCGATGACCCGGAGCGTACCATCTTGACGGTCAAGAAGCGTCACAGCCGTGAACGAACCTCTCAAGGCCTCGCTCGCAGGTCCGTCAGGCCGGTTTGCAAAGCTGCTTGATTTCGTAAACGCCACGTAACGTCCGTCGGACGACCAGTCGGGATACTCAAGCCGGACCGAATCCGCATGCAATGTTCTCGGACTCCCGGTCCCATCCGAAGATCGCACGATGAGACGGCTCAAAACTCCAGCAGCGGACACTCTTCGATCTACGTACAGCAACGAGTCGCCGTCAGGTGACCATGTCGGCTCATCCCCGCTATCATCGAACGTCAGGCGATCCCGGAATCCGCTCTTGACATCAAGAACCCAGATGTCCTGGTCTGGAATGGACTGGGGTCCGGTCCCGCCCAGATCGCTGATCTCGACAGCGAGCTGGCTGCCGTCCGGCGAGAGGCGCAGATCCCAGTAGTTCTGCACCTCGAACGGCAGCGACGTGGCGGTACCTCCGAAGTCGAGCCTGTTTATGACCGAATTCAAACCGCCGAGGACGTTGCGGGCCGTGGCCTCGAGCGACACGAGCGTCCCGCCGGAGGACACTGCGAAGGTCCGCGGGTCGACGGAGGATTCTAGGCTCGCAGGCACACCGACGATCTCTAATTTCGAAAGATCAAACGGAACCGCCATGAGTTCTCCCTCGAGTTCGAAGATCAGGTGCCCCGTCGGGATCCATCGCGGCGCATACCCGCCGAGCTCAAGGACTCCGATTCGCTCCAGCGAATCCAGATCCCACATTCCGATGCCTGTGGATCCTCCGGCGTACTCTATCGTCGCGATCATCGTCTTCCCGTCGGGCAGGACGAATGGCCAGTCGTGATCAAGCTCCCCTTCTTGCAGCGTGGTGACCTGCGTCGGCGACCCGCCCACAAGTGGCTTGATCCAGAGTGTTCCGAAGTCCTCGTAGATGAGTCTCTCATCCGGAGCCCACGCCGTATAGGGGCCTGGCTCGGTTGTCGCTTCGACTACCGTAATCGGCTTCCCGCCGAACAGAGAGACTCGTTTCACGCCAGAGACCATGGTCATCATGATCCAGCTGCCGTCGGGAGAGACGCGCAGCACGAGGGCGTCCTCCGTACCATCGAGTGTCCTGACGGAGCCATCATCCAGATCGAGCACGCGGATGGGGTCGCCTGTTCGTCCGACATATACGACTGAAGCCCCGTCGGGAGTAACGTCGAGTGCCGTCAATCGCTCGTCTTCCGGACTTGGGAGCGTCAGTCGCTTAACGGATCTCTCAACTTCGGCGGAATCTCCCCTGAGCAACCAGACTCCCGCCGCTCCGACCAGTAGTCCCACCAGCAGAGCGAGCCCGGCAATTACAGCCCTCGGACGACTTCGTCCGACAACAACCGCTGCCTCAGCCGCCTGGGCATCAGTACCGCTCGACGTGACTGGCCGAGCTGCTGCGGTGGTTGTTGATAGTCTTGATGTCTGCACGCTCGATCCCAGATCGATCGCCTTCATGTCCGCAGGCAACTCGTCGACATGCTGGTACCGCAGGTCAGGATCCTTCGCCAGCATCTTCGCCATGATCCCGTCCAGCGCCATCGGCACGCCGGCCCGTAACGTCGTCAACGACTCCGGGTCCTCATTCAATATCCCGTACACGACGGCCTGCTCGTAGTCCCCTTTGAATGGCAGTCGACCTGTGATCAATTCGTAGAGGATGACACCTAAGGAGAAGATGTCGCTGCGGCGATCCACCTCCTCGCCCTTTGCCTGCTCCGGACTCATGTACGCGACCGTCCCAAGCGTCGAGCCCATCTGCGTCAGCTTCGTCGACGCCGTTGTCTTTGCCAGACCGAAGTCGAGAATCTTCACCACGCCCTTCTTGGTGAGCATGATGTTGCCGCTCTTGATGTCGCGATGAACAACCTGGGCCTCATGCGCGACCTTCAGCCCTTCGGCAATCTGCGACGCGTAGGAGATGGCATCCTCCAGCGGAAGGGGTCCTTTCGCGACGAGATCCTCCAGCGACTCGCCGTCGATGTACTCCATCGCGATGAAGGGGCGGGACTCGCCCTCGGCCTCCGCTTCATCTATTTCATAGACATGCGCGATGTTCGGATGATTGAGCGCCGCGGCAGCCCGAGCCTCGCGATAAAACCGCGCCCGGTCATCTTCCGAAATCAGTGCATGCGGCGGCAGCAGCTTAAGCGCCACCGTCCGGTCGAGCTTCGTGTCCTCCGCCTTGTAGACGATACCCATGCCGCCCCGGCCGAGCTGGCCGACCACGCGGTAGTGAGAGATGGTTGTTCCGGGCTTCATTCGTCTACTCTCCTGAAATCCTTTCTTCAAGTTCCGTCTTCCAGTTCACGATCATTTTCAGTTCGGACGGCTCGAGTCGTGTAAGCGTAATGATCCCGTCTCCGTTCGGATCAAAATCCCAGTTACCGCGCACCCAGCGACCACGCAATTCGTCGACCTCCATGACGGATTCGGGATTCGAAAATCTCAAATCTCCGTCCAATAGCGTCGAACGCATGAGTCGGCCGTCGGAGACGAAGTACAGGTAGCGGCCGTCCGAGGACCAGACAATCTTGCCGCCCGTCTCCCCCGTGCGGGACACTTTCACCCGGTTTCGACCACCGCTGAACGGCACCGCATACACCTCCATGCGTCCGGACTCGTCTGATGTGTACGCAACGACGCGGCCGTCAGGAGACAGGGTCGCCCACAGATATTCGGAAGGGCCCTGCACAAACGGATATGCGGGTCTCGAGTCATCAAGCGGCAGGATCCAGAAGTCCAAGCCGTCGGAGGTTCGCGTGTCCCTCAGAAATGTCAGCAGTTTCCCGTCGTTGGACGCGCTCACCGCTATGTCATCGAACTCGGATGCGAGCAGGAGATCCGGTCCGGACCCCTCGCCCGGCCTGGTCATATAGATATCGACGCGACCCGAGCGATCGGACGAAAAATAGAGGACCTTGCCGTCTGAAGACCATACCGGACTGTTCTGATTCCCCTCTCCGAGCGCCAGCATCTGCACGTCTCGCGTGGC of Rhodothermales bacterium contains these proteins:
- a CDS encoding serine/threonine-protein kinase, with the translated sequence MKPGTTISHYRVVGQLGRGGMGIVYKAEDTKLDRTVALKLLPPHALISEDDRARFYREARAAAALNHPNIAHVYEIDEAEAEGESRPFIAMEYIDGESLEDLVAKGPLPLEDAISYASQIAEGLKVAHEAQVVHRDIKSGNIMLTKKGVVKILDFGLAKTTASTKLTQMGSTLGTVAYMSPEQAKGEEVDRRSDIFSLGVILYELITGRLPFKGDYEQAVVYGILNEDPESLTTLRAGVPMALDGIMAKMLAKDPDLRYQHVDELPADMKAIDLGSSVQTSRLSTTTAAARPVTSSGTDAQAAEAAVVVGRSRPRAVIAGLALLVGLLVGAAGVWLLRGDSAEVERSVKRLTLPSPEDERLTALDVTPDGASVVYVGRTGDPIRVLDLDDGSVRTLDGTEDALVLRVSPDGSWIMMTMVSGVKRVSLFGGKPITVVEATTEPGPYTAWAPDERLIYEDFGTLWIKPLVGGSPTQVTTLQEGELDHDWPFVLPDGKTMIATIEYAGGSTGIGMWDLDSLERIGVLELGGYAPRWIPTGHLIFELEGELMAVPFDLSKLEIVGVPASLESSVDPRTFAVSSGGTLVSLEATARNVLGGLNSVINRLDFGGTATSLPFEVQNYWDLRLSPDGSQLAVEISDLGGTGPQSIPDQDIWVLDVKSGFRDRLTFDDSGDEPTWSPDGDSLLYVDRRVSAAGVLSRLIVRSSDGTGSPRTLHADSVRLEYPDWSSDGRYVAFTKSSSFANRPDGPASEALRGSFTAVTLLDRQDGTLRVIENEATRGRFSPDGRFIAYEHRDHVFAKPVSAEGGEWDVSDGPGSAPEWSRDGKFLYFLDGSSLMRVEVAPSGSRVRFGNPEEVARTERARMSYTLTEDNAGAYFTGLPTLGSDENDERVDRSAPPVNVVINWFENVRKMSPNQ
- a CDS encoding serine/threonine-protein kinase, with amino-acid sequence MNPGTIISHYRVTGQLGQGGMGIVYKAEDTKLDRTVALKLLPPHALASEDDRARFYREARSAAALNHPNIAHVYEIDESDVEGEGKRPFIAMEYIDGESLADRIAKGPLPLQDAISIATQVADGLKAAHEKNIVHRDVKSGNIMLTSAGVPKILDFGLAKTAASTKLTQMGSTLGTVAYMSPEQARGEEVDRRSDVWSLGVILYEMVSGRMPFLGDYEQATIYGILNAEPEPLTAVRTGVPMELERIVSKCLVKDPGRRYQSTTDLIVDLENLDIKQTRTSTGSVQVSGIAAGSASAAAPVAERQSSTRSRFGVAAAAVGVVGLLIGAFGMWLLRPAAPAMSSSVVTDLVLPDGVVLEASLTAPLQLDRVALSIDDSGKNVVFAGGSNGTTDLYLRSLESGETTRLEGTQGAYGPFFSPDGQWIGFFVGTRLKKVSADGATVVDLAEAALPYGGSWGDDGRIVYSTNEGEALAVVDQNGANRRIVSVDVIGEMGQVAHVGSGGQVLVATRGLVAVDVDSEESRDLGLETANIALLDDETLLVLREGQLFAIHFDAKRLELVGDPVQIQSGVLHEMFAQYAVSNSGTLVYAPGPWLGEDRLAWLYEDRRIETIPQFDAQIYGEFNLSPSADRIAISVLERPLRTLWVYDFQRGSRIRLTSEGNTAFSSWTPDGRAVVFSTRIESGDFMMTRSAEGIGAVDTLATGLVTPAWVTPDGNRVGTVVSGPNGIPDIVIQDFARNASTEPVTAEPTATEVLTDISADGRFVAYTSDQTGDYQVYVEPFPPTGERWQVSVAGGEEPRWTKDGARLFYRVGDYLMGVDVEYAGGTPRFSVPDTLFVGKFTNVPGYSYDYDDRNRRWLILRRSETRPEVRHLKVVSNIRTRVDAAMNLQSK
- a CDS encoding serine/threonine protein kinase, whose translation is MIGTTISHYRIVDELGRGGMGIVYRAEDTKLDRTVAIKFLPPNTLGSEEETARFYREAKAAAALHHPNVATVFEINEAPGASGEPLLFIAMEFIDGESLTDLIARGPVPAEEAVAVVAQIADGLGAAHDKGIVHRDIKPANIMMSSDGRPKVLDFGVARLEREATLTQTGSTIGTTAYMSPEQIRGEPVDKRSDLWSLGIVFHELLTGFRPFQGDYEAAITFAIMNQEPTLSEDVPDNLLSVLRKLLAKNADDRYQSANELAVDLRAGTVTVAAPSATTVSGKPPARPTLSRRTL